The following are from one region of the Actinomyces sp. oral taxon 897 genome:
- the moeB gene encoding molybdopterin-synthase adenylyltransferase MoeB: MEHAAPLAPSVIADDRLRPLSRAELERYRRNALVPQVGVTGQQRVRAARVLLVGAGGLGSPAALYLAAAGTGTLGVVDDDVVDVSNLQRQVVHTTAAVGAPKADSAAAAVRALNPDVEVVIHRERLTAANALGLLEGWDVVVDGSDNFPTRYLVNDACVMLGLPLVHGAVLGVNGQVGVFDAARGPCYRCLHPAPPPPGSVPSCAQAGVLGVLPGVVGSMQAAEALKLVIGGARPLIGRLVMLDVWGGSVRELTVSRNPACPVCGEHPSITTLADAPGAGSCATAPGRRAGSTGATSAPGTGVALVTPARLKELLEAPEPPALLDVREEVEVALDPFPGARNIPLGQVVDRAGELDAGRTTVVVCASGLRSAQAVQALREAGYPGELLSLAGGARAYQPA; this comes from the coding sequence CTCAGCCGGGCCGAGCTGGAGCGCTACCGTCGCAACGCCCTGGTACCCCAGGTGGGGGTGACCGGCCAGCAGCGCGTCCGCGCCGCCCGCGTCCTGCTCGTAGGCGCCGGGGGCCTGGGCTCCCCGGCGGCCCTGTACCTGGCGGCCGCGGGCACGGGCACCCTGGGGGTCGTGGACGACGACGTCGTGGACGTGTCCAACCTGCAGCGCCAGGTCGTCCACACCACCGCCGCGGTGGGCGCCCCCAAGGCGGACTCCGCGGCCGCGGCGGTCCGGGCCCTCAACCCGGACGTGGAGGTCGTTATCCACCGCGAGCGCCTCACGGCCGCCAACGCCCTGGGGCTGCTGGAGGGCTGGGACGTGGTCGTCGACGGCTCGGACAACTTCCCCACCCGCTACCTGGTCAACGACGCCTGCGTCATGCTGGGGCTGCCGCTGGTCCACGGGGCGGTGCTGGGCGTCAACGGGCAGGTCGGGGTGTTCGACGCCGCCCGCGGCCCCTGCTACCGCTGCCTGCACCCGGCTCCCCCGCCGCCCGGCTCGGTGCCCTCCTGCGCCCAGGCCGGGGTGCTGGGGGTGCTGCCGGGGGTCGTCGGCTCCATGCAGGCGGCCGAGGCCCTCAAGCTCGTTATCGGCGGCGCACGGCCGCTCATCGGCCGCCTGGTGATGCTCGACGTCTGGGGCGGGAGCGTGCGTGAGCTCACCGTCTCGCGCAACCCGGCCTGCCCGGTGTGCGGGGAGCACCCGAGCATCACGACCCTGGCCGACGCCCCGGGGGCCGGCTCCTGCGCCACCGCCCCGGGCCGGCGGGCGGGCTCTACGGGCGCCACGTCGGCACCGGGTACCGGGGTGGCGTTAGTGACGCCCGCGCGCTTAAAGGAGCTGCTAGAGGCCCCTGAGCCCCCGGCGCTGCTGGACGTGCGCGAGGAGGTGGAGGTGGCCCTGGACCCGTTCCCCGGCGCGCGGAACATCCCCCTGGGGCAGGTGGTGGACCGCGCGGGCGAGCTGGACGCGGGCCGGACCACGGTGGTCGTGTGCGCCTCCGGTCTCCGCTCGGCCCAGGCCGTCCAGGCCCTGCGGGAGGCGGGGTACCCCGGGGAGCTCCTCAGCCTGGCAGGCGGGGCCCGCGCCTACCAGCCCGCCTGA
- a CDS encoding DUF11 domain-containing protein encodes MSLPAHGARWRAQALTSLVLGLLLALVSATTAQALTLPASPPPGGHAEITSSGPLTSIAIGRTLNASVYHTGDSSSQWYGDYASGTYVFADGRLYRPTDTPASGYYDSTTTAYTPVSQEGPTGSGTAADPFKVTTTVALGSTGLTLTQVDTYVTGRESYNTSVILSSTGATPIDVRVYRAGDCYLQDSDYGTGTVLDGVAPTCMAKPNSPNPNRYISLYPGSASSTYLEAYYGDVWRAVASGQPLNNTTVSHDHDNGIAIAWPVTVPAGGSVNVSNVNVFSPEGVRPLSTAATADADQSEAGAQNGYTVTVTNPNTSPVALSQVSVELPDGFSYVPGTTTGATTTDPVVSGQKLTWSDLTAPASGSVSLALKVKVSDTPGTYTIDVTGESATATVLEGVDQAPITVTATGPVVPPAPGPAPAPEPEPAPAPAPEPAPEPEPAPAPAPAPAPEPSASPSPSASQPLAKTGTSLTALVPAACGLVLGAGLLVARRRRHG; translated from the coding sequence ATGTCACTCCCCGCCCACGGCGCCCGCTGGCGCGCACAGGCCCTGACGTCCCTGGTCCTGGGACTGCTCCTGGCCCTGGTCAGCGCCACCACCGCCCAGGCCCTCACCCTCCCGGCCTCCCCGCCGCCCGGCGGCCACGCCGAGATCACCTCCTCCGGCCCCCTGACCAGTATCGCGATCGGCAGGACCCTCAACGCGAGCGTCTACCACACCGGCGACTCCAGCAGCCAGTGGTACGGCGACTACGCCAGCGGCACCTACGTGTTCGCCGACGGCAGGCTCTACAGGCCCACCGACACGCCGGCGTCGGGCTACTACGACTCGACCACGACGGCCTACACCCCGGTGTCACAGGAGGGGCCGACCGGCAGCGGGACCGCCGCCGACCCCTTCAAGGTCACCACCACCGTGGCCCTGGGGAGCACCGGCCTGACCCTGACCCAGGTGGACACCTACGTCACCGGCCGGGAGTCCTACAACACGTCGGTCATCCTGAGCTCCACCGGCGCCACCCCCATCGACGTGCGCGTCTACCGGGCCGGGGACTGCTACCTCCAGGACAGCGACTACGGCACCGGCACCGTGCTGGACGGCGTCGCCCCCACCTGCATGGCCAAGCCGAACTCGCCCAACCCCAACCGGTACATCAGCCTCTACCCGGGCAGCGCCAGCTCGACCTACCTCGAGGCCTACTACGGCGACGTCTGGCGGGCCGTGGCCTCCGGGCAGCCCCTGAACAACACCACCGTCAGCCACGACCACGACAACGGCATCGCCATCGCCTGGCCGGTCACGGTGCCCGCCGGCGGCTCCGTCAACGTGAGCAACGTCAACGTCTTCTCCCCTGAGGGGGTCCGCCCCCTGTCCACCGCCGCCACCGCCGACGCCGACCAGAGCGAGGCGGGCGCCCAGAACGGCTACACCGTGACCGTCACCAACCCCAACACCTCACCGGTGGCCCTGTCACAGGTGAGTGTGGAGCTGCCGGACGGCTTCTCCTACGTGCCCGGCACCACCACCGGGGCCACCACCACCGACCCTGTGGTCAGCGGCCAGAAGCTGACCTGGTCCGACCTGACCGCCCCCGCCTCGGGCTCGGTGAGCCTGGCCCTGAAGGTGAAGGTCTCCGACACGCCAGGCACCTACACCATTGACGTCACCGGGGAGTCGGCCACCGCCACCGTGCTGGAGGGGGTCGACCAGGCGCCCATTACCGTCACGGCCACTGGCCCCGTGGTCCCTCCGGCCCCCGGCCCGGCGCCGGCACCCGAGCCTGAGCCCGCCCCGGCCCCGGCGCCCGAGCCAGCACCCGAGCCTGAGCCGGCCCCGGCCCCGGCCCCGGCCCCGGCGCCCGAGCCCTCCGCCTCGCCGAGCCCCTCGGCCTCCCAGCCCCTGGCCAAGACGGGTACCTCCCTGACGGCGCTCGTCCCGGCCGCCTGCGGCCTCGTGCTCGGCGCCGGTCTCCTGGTCGCCCGCCGCCGTCGGCACGGCTGA
- a CDS encoding iron chelate uptake ABC transporter family permease subunit: protein MSLRRGSARPVAGRLGPPASQRPLSLGGGRSLLLHRRTLVVTCLLVAATVVLMVVTVLTGAYEISAGGALRTLGGQGSDLDRFIVLGQRLPRTLAAALVGAMLALSGAVFQSLSRNPLGSPDIVGFTTGASTGGLVVILLSATSTTLQVATGTILGGSATAAVVALVASAAMGSLVLVGADLLAQRLLAPFQIPVGLLSAALGGLYLVWLLVVSSGRP, encoded by the coding sequence ATGAGCCTAAGGCGCGGGAGTGCGCGCCCGGTCGCCGGCCGCCTGGGCCCGCCGGCCTCACAGCGGCCCCTGTCCCTGGGGGGCGGACGCTCCCTCCTGCTCCACCGTCGCACCCTGGTGGTCACCTGCCTGCTGGTCGCGGCCACCGTGGTGCTCATGGTGGTCACGGTACTGACCGGGGCCTACGAGATCTCCGCGGGCGGCGCCCTGCGCACCCTGGGCGGGCAGGGGAGCGACCTGGACCGCTTTATCGTGCTCGGCCAGCGTCTTCCGCGCACGCTCGCGGCCGCGCTGGTGGGGGCGATGCTGGCCCTGTCGGGCGCGGTCTTCCAGAGCCTGTCGCGCAACCCCCTGGGCAGCCCCGACATTGTCGGCTTCACCACCGGCGCCTCCACCGGGGGGCTGGTGGTGATCCTGCTGAGCGCCACCTCGACCACCCTCCAGGTAGCCACGGGCACGATCCTGGGGGGCTCGGCCACGGCCGCCGTGGTCGCCCTGGTGGCCTCGGCGGCCATGGGGTCCCTGGTCCTGGTGGGGGCCGACCTGCTGGCCCAGCGCCTGCTCGCCCCCTTCCAGATCCCGGTGGGGCTGCTGTCCGCCGCGCTGGGCGGCCTCTACCTCGTCTGGCTGCTGGTGGTCTCCTCCGGGCGCCCCTGA
- a CDS encoding ABC transporter ATP-binding protein: protein MSPHASGTPGLGVRGVRLSYHPAHPVIEDLTTAVTPGAVTMIVGPNACGKSTLLRALSRVISPDAGQVVLDGRDIATLAPKQLARRVGLLAQSSIAPAGITVHELVARGRYPHQSILHQWSAADDEAVSEAMERTHVDVLAARRVSSLSGGQRQRVWVAMALAQRTDVLLLDEPTTYLDLAHQVDVLELCRELNAELGTTIVAVLHDLNQACRYGDEVIAMRAGAIVAHGAPSEVVTAQVVEEVFGLPVQVISDPLTGTPLVLPLPRPHLSRRGSTLVTGDVP, encoded by the coding sequence CTGTCCCCGCACGCCAGCGGCACCCCGGGCCTGGGCGTGCGGGGCGTCCGCCTGTCCTACCACCCGGCCCACCCCGTCATCGAGGACCTGACCACGGCGGTCACGCCGGGGGCGGTGACCATGATCGTGGGCCCCAACGCCTGCGGGAAGTCCACGCTGCTGCGCGCCCTGAGCCGGGTCATCTCCCCGGACGCGGGGCAGGTGGTCCTCGACGGCCGGGACATCGCCACCCTGGCCCCCAAGCAGCTGGCCCGGCGCGTGGGGCTGCTGGCCCAGTCCTCGATCGCCCCCGCCGGCATTACGGTGCACGAGCTGGTGGCGCGCGGGCGCTACCCCCACCAGTCGATCCTGCACCAGTGGTCCGCCGCCGACGACGAGGCGGTCAGCGAGGCCATGGAGCGCACCCACGTGGACGTCCTGGCCGCCCGTCGCGTCTCCTCCCTGTCCGGCGGGCAGCGTCAGCGGGTGTGGGTGGCCATGGCCCTGGCCCAGCGCACCGACGTCCTCCTGCTGGACGAGCCCACCACCTACCTGGACCTGGCCCACCAGGTCGACGTCCTGGAGCTGTGCCGCGAGCTGAACGCCGAGCTGGGCACGACGATCGTGGCCGTGCTCCACGACCTGAACCAGGCCTGCCGGTACGGTGACGAGGTCATTGCCATGCGTGCGGGCGCCATCGTGGCCCACGGCGCCCCGAGCGAGGTGGTCACCGCCCAGGTGGTGGAGGAGGTGTTCGGCCTGCCGGTCCAGGTCATCTCCGACCCCCTGACCGGCACGCCCCTGGTGCTCCCGCTGCCGCGCCCGCACCTAAGCCGCCGTGGAAGTACCTTAGTCACTGGCGACGTACCTTAG